In Kwoniella dejecticola CBS 10117 chromosome 4, complete sequence, one genomic interval encodes:
- a CDS encoding threonine synthase encodes MSESEMRYFSTRGGSETLSFEDAVLTGLAPNGGLYIPTHIPSLPADWQTKWASLSFPELSREILSLFIPTSVIPSKDLSQIINTAYSTFRSEKTTPLRQTGEKEYVLELWHGPTWAFKDVALQFLGELFRYFLERRNGKLEKEGKEEREELTVVGATSGDTGSAAIYGLRSKPSITIFILYPDGRISPIQEAQMATVPDENVYCVAVQDSDFDTCQSIVKTLFSDKEFNSTHRLGAINSINWARILAQIVYYFSAYFQLPESARAEGAKVQFSVPTGNFGDILAGWFAKRLGLPMDHLVVATNENDILDRFFRTGRYEAGEEVSSSSQAPETAAVNGSSDGQQATPSSGSSVKSTHSPAMDILLSSNFERLLYYLALDTLEIPSGDAEQDRARAQEHLNGWMAELKKNGKVNLGERIKEAAGRDFWSERVSDGQTLEEIRKYYQLPKYGPYVVDPHTAVGLAATERSQKKAPNSYWVTLSTAHPAKFSSAVELALSAKQFPEFNFRETVLPEELKKLEQLEKRVHKINGEAGVRELIERVKKGEKVVPGEGKGSI; translated from the exons ATGTCGGAATCCGAAATGAGGTATTTCTCTACtcgaggtggaagtgagACTCTCTCTTtcgaagat GCTGTCTTGACTGGTCTAGCACCTAATGGAGG TCTCTACATCCCAACCCACATCCCCTCTTTACCCGCGGATTGGCAAACCAAATGGGCATCCCTCTCATTCCCCGAACTATCACGCGAAATCTTATCTTTGTTCATACCCACCTCCGTCATCCCCTCTAAAGACCTGAGTCAAATTATCAACACGGCCTATTCCACGTTCCGCTCGGAAAAGACTACGCCGTTAAGACAGACGGGCGAGAAGGAATACGTCCTTGAATTGTGGCACGGTCCGACATGGGCATTCAAAGATGTAGCGCTGCAATTCCTGGGTGAACTGTTCAGGTATTTCCTCGAGAGAAGGAATGGTAAATTAGAGAAAGAGGGtaaggaggagagggaggaaTTGACTGTTGTTGGAGCGACCTCCGGGGATACGGGATC CGCCGCCATATACGGCCTCCGTTCCAAACCAtccatcaccatcttcatcctttaCCCTGACGGCCGAATCTCGCCTATCCAAGAAGCGCAAATGGCTACTGTCCCAGACGAGAACGTATACTGCGTCGCCGTCCAAGATTCAGATTTCGATACTTGTCAATCTATCGTCAAAACCCTCTTCTCCGATAAAGAATTCAACTCCACCCACAGATTGGGCGCTATCAACTCCATCAATTGGGCTAGAATCCTCGCTCAGATCGTATACTACTTCTCAGCTTATTTCCAGCTTCCTGAATCTGCTCGAGCGGAAGGCGCCAAAGTGCAATTCTCGGTTCCCACTGGGAATTTCGGGGATATCTTGGCTGGATGGTTCGCTAAGAGATTGGGATTACCAATGGACCACTTGGTCGTAGCTACCAACGAGAATGATATCTTAGATAGATTCTTCCGGACTGGTAGATACGAAGCTGGCGAAGAGGTCTCTTCAAGCAGTCAAGCACCTGAGACTGCAGCTGTGAATGGATCGTCGGATGGACAACAAGCTACCCCTTCATCAGGCAGTTCAGTCAAATCCACGCATTCACCAGCTATGGATATCCTCCTCTCGTCGAATTTCGAGAGATTGTTGTATTACTTGGCCCTGGATACCCTTGAAATACCGTCTGGTGATGCCGAGCAAGATAGAGCGAGGGCACAAGAGCACttgaatggatggatggctGAATTGAAGAAGAACGGCAAAGTGAATCTTGGGGAAAGGATCAAAGAGGCTGCGGGTAGAGATTTCTGGTCGGAGAGAGTTTCCGATGGACAA ACActcgaggagatcaggaaATACTACCAACTTCCTAAATACGGCCCTTACGTCGTCGATCCCCATACCGCAGTCGGTCTGGCAGCTACTGAGCGATCTCAGAAGAAGGC ACCAAATTCATATTGGGTCACTCTATCAACCGCCCACCCAGCTAAATTCTCCTCGGCAGTCGAACTTGCTTTGAGCGCAAAACAATTCCCGGAATTCAACTTTAGGGAGACCGTCTTACCTGAAgagttgaagaagcttgaaCAACTTGAAAAGAGGGTGCACAAAATAAACGGTGAAGCGGGGGTACGAGAGCTGATTgagagggtgaagaagggtgagaagGTTGTGCCGGGAGAAGGCAAGGGTTCTATATAG